The genomic region CCTCACCGTGGCCGATGACGGCATCGGCATTCCGGCCAGCTACCAGCCCGCCGTATTCGACCGGTTTTTTCGGGTGCCGACCGGTAACCTTCATCCGGTTAAGGGCTTCGGGCTAGGGCTGTACTACGTGCGGCAGGTGATAGAGCGGCACGGCGGTCGGTTGCAGCTGCGCAGTGAGCCGGGCAGCGGCAGCGTGTTTTCGTTCTGGCTGCCCGCATTGTAAGCTTCCGATCTATGGCAACTGTTCTGCTAGTGGAAGATGAAGCCGCCCTGGCTCTCATCATCAAGGATAGCCTGGAAATGCGCGGCTTTACGGTGCAGCACGCCGCCGATGGGGCGCAGGGGTTGCGCCTGTTCCGGCAGCAGACGCCCGATATTGTGGTGGCCGACGTTATGATGCCGCAGCTCGATGGGTTTGCGCTGGGCCGGCAGATCCGTCAGGAAAACGCCACCATCCCCCTCATCTTCCTCACGGCCCTCTCCCAGCCCACCGACGTGGTGCGCGGCTTCGAGCTGGGCGCCAACGACTACCTCCGCAAGCCTTTCAGCATGGACGAGCTAATCGTACGCATGCAGGCCCTGCTCAACCGCACCGCCGTGTCCACCGCTACGGCGGCGTCCGAGCCGCTACACATTGGGCGCTACGTTTTCGCCTACACTCAGCAGCGCCTACGCCTCACCGATACCGAAATCGAGCTGACTAACCGCGAAGCCGAGCTGCTCAAGCGCCTCTACGACCACCGCAACCAGGTTCTGGCGCGCTCCACCGTGCTATTAGAGCTCTGGGGGCAGGACCACTTCTTCAACGGCCGCAGCCTCGACGTATTCGTAACCCGCCTGCGCCGCTACCTCCGCGACGACCCGCAAGTGCAGATCCTGAACGTGCGCGGCATCGGCTACAAACTGATTTGCTGAAAGGGCCAACAGCCCATAAAACAGAACGTCATGCTGAGCTTGCCGAAGCATCTCGCGTGCTGACGTTGGGTTGGTAATCCGACATCAGCACGCGAGATGCTTCGGCAAGCTCAGCATGACGCTCATTACAATCTGTTGAGCTGCTTACTGGTCGCTGCTCATTTTGCCGCCCGTGACGTGTACCAGCGAGCCGGTCATGAACGAGCCGTCCTGGGAGGCTAGCAGCACGTAGGCCGGGGCCAGCTCCTCGGGTTGGCCGGGACGGGCCAAAGCCACTTCGTAGCCGAACTTCTCGATTTCGGCGCGGGGCATGGTGCCGGGGATGTTGGGCGTCCAGACGGGGCCGGGCACTACGCAGTTCACCCGGATGCCCCGCTCGCCCAGGTGGGTGGCCAGACTTTTGGTGAGGGCGTGAATGGCCGACTTGGTGCAGGCGTAATCAATCAGAATCGGGATGCCCGTCAGGCCCACGATGCTGCCGGTGTTGATGATGCAGTCGTCCTTTTTGAGGTGCGGCACGGCGGCCTGCGCCATCCAGATGTAGCCCAGAATGTTGGTATCGAAAGTGCGGCGGATCTGCTCTTCCGGGATGTCCTCGAACTTCTCCTGCGCCATCTGGAAGGCGGCGTTATTCACCAGAATATTGAGGCCACCCAGCTCGGCCAGCGTGCGGCGCACGGCCTGCTTGCACTGCTCCGGGTCGCGCACGTCGCTCTGGAGCAGAATGCAGCGGCGGCCCTGGGCCTCCACGAGGCGCTTGGTTTCCTCGGCGTCCACCACGTTTTCGTTGAAAAGCACGGCCACGTGGGCGCCTTCCATGGCAAAGGCCACGGCCACGGCCCGCCCGATGCCGGAGTCGGAGCCGGTGATGAGGGCCACTTTATCCTGGAGCTTGCCGGCGGCGCGGTAGGTGCTGAAGTCCATGGCGGGCTGCAGCTTCATATCGGCCTGCTTGGCGGGGTAGGGCAGCGTCTGGGCATGCTGCTTCATGTCTTTGGCCGTGGGGCGCTTCACCGGCTTGGGGGCTTCGGCAGCGTCCTTGGCGGCTTGCTTGGCGGCGGGCGTGGCGGCGGTTTTGGCCGGAGCCTTGGGCTTGGCGGGCGCTTTCTTCGGATCGGGAACGGACGGAGTGGCGGGTTTTTTGGCGGCCATAAGCGGGGGGCTGGCAGGGTGAGGTAATGAAGCTTCTGTGCTTACGCGAAACCTGCTGTGGCGTTGAGCGGCGGCCAAATGCTGTACGTATCCGCTTCCGGCCCATATATAGAACATACCCCATAATAACTAGTAGCTTTAGCGGAAGCATTCCGGCACGGGCGCAGGCCCGGCCGGGGCTAACCTGCTCTGTTATACCATCCACACCTATTGCCGGGGCCGCTGCCGTTCAGTGGAAAGCCATGCCGAAAAAGGTTGTCATTCTGGGAGGAGGCGTTGCGGGCATGAGTGCCGCGCACGAGCTGATTGAGCGCGGCTTTGCCGTGGAGATTTACGAGAGGCAGCCGCACTACGTGGGCGGCAAGGCCCGCAGCGTGGACGTGCCCGACAGCGCCACGCCCGGCCACCAACCGCTGCCCGGCGAGCATGGCTTCCGGTTCTTCCCCGGCTTCTACCGCCACATCACCGACACCATGAAGCGCATTCCCTACGGCCAGAACCGGCAAGGCGTGTTCGACAACCTGGTGCCCACCCAGCGCGTGATGATGGCCCGCACCGGCAAGCCGCCCGTGGCGGCCCCCGTCAACTTCCCCAAAACCCGCGCCGACTGGCAGGCCCTGCTCGACGGCCTGCTGCACGCCGATACCGGCCTGACCGATGCGGACAAAAAGCTGTTTGCCGACCGGGTGTGGCAGCTGCTGACCAGCAGCTACGAGCGGCGCCAGCAGAGCTACGAGCGGGTGGCGTGGTGGCAGTACATGAGCACCGACCAGCAGTGCGGCACCCGCCAGCCCTGCCCCTACGAGCTGTACTGCGTGGGCGGCCTCACCCACTCGCTGGTAGCGGCCCAGCCCCAGCTTATGAGCACCAAAACCGGCGGCGACATTCTGCTGCAGCTGCTGCTGCTGATGGCCAACCCCGGCGCCCACACCGACCGGGTGCTGAACGGCCCCACCAACGACGTGTGGCTGAACCCGTGGCTGCAGTACCTGAAAAGCAAGGGCGTGGTGTATCATCACAACCAGCTCACCACGGCCCTGCACTGCGACCCCGCCACGCGCCTGATCAGCGGGGCGACGTTGCTGGACCTGGAGACGCACCAGACCCGCACCGTGCAGGCCGACTACTACCTGGCGGCCGTGCCGCTGGAGCGCATGGCCAAGCTCATCAGCCCCGATATGGTGAAGCTGGACCCCACGCTGGGCTTTGTGGAGCACCTGAGCAACCCGCACCTGCACACGCTGAACTGGATGAACGGCGTGCAGTTCTACCTGCGCGAAGACGTGCAGCTCACCAAAGGGCACGTCATCTGCATCGATTCGCCGTGGGCCATTACCGTCATTTCGCAGCCGCAGTTCTGGCCCGGCTTCCCGATGAGCGGCTACGGCGACGGGCAGGCCAAAGGGCTGCTGTCGGTGGACGTATCGAACTGGTTTGCTGAGGGCGTGCTCGACTGGCCCCTCGAAGACGGCACCACCGGCCGCAAGCAGGCCTGCGACTGTACCTTGGATGAAATAGTGAAGGAAGTGTGGGCCCAGCTGGAGCAGAGCCTGAACACGCCCGGCCTGCCGCCCCTGCTCGGCCCCGACCTGCTCCTGCGCGCTTACGTGGATGCCGACATCCGGCCGGAGCGGCTGAGCGCGCCGGCGCAGGCCCTGGACGTGCCCACCCGCTCGGGCCACAACGACGAGCCGCTGCTGGTGAACACCGCCAACTCGTGGAGCCTTCGACCGGAAGCCAGCACCGGCATTGCCAACCTGTTTCTGGCTGCCGACTACGTGCGCACCAACACCGACTTGGCCACCATGGAAGGTGCCAACGAGGCCGCCCGACGGGCCGTGAACGGCATTATTGCCGCCAGCGGCGCCAAGGTGCCCACCTGCCGCATCTGGGAGTTGCACGAGCCCGGCGTGCTGGCCGTGCTCCGCTGGCTGGACCGCCGCCGCTTCGCCCAGGGCCTGCCCTGGACCAACGAAGTGCCCTGGCTGGGCCGGGCGCTGCACCGCCTCAACTACCTGTTCCACCAGTTTCGCCGCTTCAAATGAGCACCACCTCTACCCTCCTTCCCGCCCCTGCCCCGTCCCGCGCCACGCAGTATCGCCTGCCCGTGATGCTGGGCCTGATGACGCTGGGCATCCTGGCCCTCATCCACGACAGCCTCACGGGCCTGGGCTGGACCACGGCGGCCCGCTGGGGCTACTCGCTCACGGCCGCCTACGCCCTCTACGCCCTCTGGGCCCGCGACGTGGTGGTGGCCCGGCTGCTGGGCTTTGCTTTGGCGGCCGGCCTGGCTGAGCTACCCGC from Hymenobacter canadensis harbors:
- a CDS encoding SDR family oxidoreductase, with amino-acid sequence MKQHAQTLPYPAKQADMKLQPAMDFSTYRAAGKLQDKVALITGSDSGIGRAVAVAFAMEGAHVAVLFNENVVDAEETKRLVEAQGRRCILLQSDVRDPEQCKQAVRRTLAELGGLNILVNNAAFQMAQEKFEDIPEEQIRRTFDTNILGYIWMAQAAVPHLKKDDCIINTGSIVGLTGIPILIDYACTKSAIHALTKSLATHLGERGIRVNCVVPGPVWTPNIPGTMPRAEIEKFGYEVALARPGQPEELAPAYVLLASQDGSFMTGSLVHVTGGKMSSDQ
- a CDS encoding hydroxysqualene dehydroxylase gives rise to the protein MPKKVVILGGGVAGMSAAHELIERGFAVEIYERQPHYVGGKARSVDVPDSATPGHQPLPGEHGFRFFPGFYRHITDTMKRIPYGQNRQGVFDNLVPTQRVMMARTGKPPVAAPVNFPKTRADWQALLDGLLHADTGLTDADKKLFADRVWQLLTSSYERRQQSYERVAWWQYMSTDQQCGTRQPCPYELYCVGGLTHSLVAAQPQLMSTKTGGDILLQLLLLMANPGAHTDRVLNGPTNDVWLNPWLQYLKSKGVVYHHNQLTTALHCDPATRLISGATLLDLETHQTRTVQADYYLAAVPLERMAKLISPDMVKLDPTLGFVEHLSNPHLHTLNWMNGVQFYLREDVQLTKGHVICIDSPWAITVISQPQFWPGFPMSGYGDGQAKGLLSVDVSNWFAEGVLDWPLEDGTTGRKQACDCTLDEIVKEVWAQLEQSLNTPGLPPLLGPDLLLRAYVDADIRPERLSAPAQALDVPTRSGHNDEPLLVNTANSWSLRPEASTGIANLFLAADYVRTNTDLATMEGANEAARRAVNGIIAASGAKVPTCRIWELHEPGVLAVLRWLDRRRFAQGLPWTNEVPWLGRALHRLNYLFHQFRRFK
- a CDS encoding response regulator transcription factor, which encodes MATVLLVEDEAALALIIKDSLEMRGFTVQHAADGAQGLRLFRQQTPDIVVADVMMPQLDGFALGRQIRQENATIPLIFLTALSQPTDVVRGFELGANDYLRKPFSMDELIVRMQALLNRTAVSTATAASEPLHIGRYVFAYTQQRLRLTDTEIELTNREAELLKRLYDHRNQVLARSTVLLELWGQDHFFNGRSLDVFVTRLRRYLRDDPQVQILNVRGIGYKLIC